One stretch of Mangifera indica cultivar Alphonso chromosome 9, CATAS_Mindica_2.1, whole genome shotgun sequence DNA includes these proteins:
- the LOC123225336 gene encoding cytochrome P450 704C1-like has product MSMIMSDPQEFSFSFIPLIAAALALISAILILGTHVTKSSQKTKKYHPFGSTHLNKILHYNTLLDFITELCRKYKTYRLRSFSSSEIFTVDPAVVEHILKTNFPNYGKGLFQNVVKDLLGDGIFAVDGEKWKHQRKVSSYEFSTKIVRDFGSVVFKNTAVKLARIISEASAANPSLDMQDFLMRATLDSVFKVILGIDLDGLSGTYDEGARFTKAFDKANAITSFRFADLFWKIKRFLNIGSEAELRKNIKVIDEFVYKLIKSKKEQLSNPQNDLKPGKKEDILSRFLELGETDPKYLRDIVLNFVIAGKDTTAITLSWFFYLLCKHPEIQEKIAKEIIEATQVSSESSIEELAAKVNEETLDNMHYVHAALSETLRLYPPVPVDGKSVFSDDTLPDGFSVKKGDVVAFVPYAMGRMKDLWGNDAEEFRPERWLNENGHFRPESPFIFTAFQGGPRICIGKDFAYKQMKIFSMILIGSYRFKLSDESKPVKYKTALTLQIDGGLHLRVFPRSRNEETFNA; this is encoded by the exons ATGTCAATGATCATGAGCGACCCACAAgaattttccttttccttcatCCCTCTTATAGCAGCAGCTTTAGCTCTAATCTCTGCCATCCTTATCCTCGGAACCCATGTCACAAAATCGTCTCAGAAGACTAAAAAATATCACCCGTTCGGCAGCACTCACCTGAACAAAATACTCCATTATAACACGCTACTTGACTTCATCACCGAACTCTGTCGCAAATATAAAACTTACAGATTGCGTTCTTTCTCCTCATCTGAAATTTTCACCGTTGATCCTGCTGTTGTTGAACACATCCTCAAAACAAACTTTCCAAACTATGGCAAG GGACTTTTCCAAAACGTTGTGAAAGATCTACTGGGAGATGGGATCTTTGCTGTTGATGGAGAGAAGTGGAAACATCAAAGGAAAGTATCAAGCTATGAATTCTCCACTAAGATAGTGAGAGACTTTGGCAGTGTGGTCTTTAAAAACACTGCTGTAAAGCTTGCTCGAATAATTTCTGAAGCTTCTGCTGCAAACCCATCTTTAGACATGCAA GATTTTTTAATGAGAGCAACTTTAGACTCTGTGTTTAAAGTCATATTAGGTATAGATTTAGATGGTTTATCTGGAACTTATGATGAAGGAGCTCGATTCACTAAGGCTTTTGATAAAGCAAATGCCATTACTTCTTTTCGATTTGCTGATTTGTTTTGGAAAATTAAGCGGTTCCTGAACATTGGATCAGAGGCTGAATTGAGGAAGAACATCAAAGTGATTGAtgaatttgtatacaaattaattaaaagcaaAAAGGAGCAACTCAGTAATCCACAAAATGATTTAAAACCT GGGAAGAAAGAAGACATTTTGTCAAGGTTTTTGGAGCTGGGAGAGACTGATCCAAAATACTTAAGGGACATAGTTCTGAATTTTGTAATTGCCGGTAAAGACACCACGGCTATCACTCTTTCTTGGTTTTTTTACTTGCTTTGTAAGCATCCTGAGATACAGGAAAAGATTGCAAAGGAAATAATAGAAGCAACCCAAGTGAGTAGTGAATCAAGCATTGAGGAACTTGCAGCCAAAGTTAATGAAGAAACCCTTGACAATATGCATTATGTCCACGCAGCTTTGTCTGAGACACTCAGACTGTATCCCCCAGTTCCTGTG GATGGGAAGAGTGTATTTTCCGATGACACGCTGCCGGATGGTTTCAGTGTGAAAAAAGGCGATGTGGTTGCTTTTGTGCCTTATGCGATGGGCAGGATGAAAGATTTATGGGGAAATGATGCAGAAGAATTCCGACCAGAGAGATGGCTCAATGAAAATGGCCATTTCCGGCCGGAAAGCCCTTTCATCTTCACGGCCTTCCAG GGGGGTCCGAGAATCTGTATAGGAAAGGATTTTGCTTACAAGCAgatgaaaattttctctatGATCCTGATTGGAAGCTACAGATTTAAGCTCAGTGATGAAAGTAAACCAGTCAAGTATAAAACGGCACTCACTCTTCAAATTGATGGTGGACTCCATCTCCGCGTCTTTCCCAGATCTAGAAATGAAGAAACGTTTAATGCTTAA